In Bufo gargarizans isolate SCDJY-AF-19 chromosome 5, ASM1485885v1, whole genome shotgun sequence, the following are encoded in one genomic region:
- the LOC122939190 gene encoding protein QNR-71-like produces the protein MLPVVVEGLVVLCLVSSIQAGKRFQDVMEFGRKSGSRGPGNQINRWSPDTNSWNETLYPVWKSGDTRWEHCWKGGKVVALLTSDSPALIGSNITFAVNLQFPRCQKENEDGDIVYERGCGNDSSSFPDDYVYNWTKWIEFCNEGNCSFANSFPDGRPFPYDPRWRRHNFIYIFSTQGQYYGMIGRSSTTLSINTANITAGTQMMEVKVFRRGSHNHYPVATASSIYVVTDQVPFYVNLTQKNDKNSSDSIFIKDSPIKFDIHIHDPSNYLKNSELTFDWDYGDGNGSSVSNNPVSSHTYTMLGSFRANLTIKAAIPGPCKPVGPTPIPTQPLPTTTSTFTTSNSTDNSTELPPLETETSLLTTEMPNITTIPYTTSTPGCFIYRYGYYSTKITVVDGILEVNIVEMTSVQVATSQTEGSLVDFVVTCEGSLPTDACTVVLDTSCMIPQDMVCEEVPSSDQCLLILRRAFEPGSYCVNITLSDGASLALASTLVSIDGGSKTQQTVSAVLVPLALVALVAVALGITLYRKCKEYKPIANASDGRNDQGIIVYFSQIKDVLFKKSNERDPLLKSKAAII, from the exons ATGTTGCCTGTAGTAGTGGAAGGTCTGGTGGTGCTCTGCCTGGTCTCCAGCATTCAGGCAGGAAAAC GGTTTCAGGATGTAATGGAGTTTGGAAGGAAATCTGGCTCTAGAGGTCCCGGCAACCAGATAAATCGCTGGTCTCCTGATACCAACTCGTGGAATGAGACACTGTACCCTGTCTGGAAGTCTGGGGATACAAGATGGGAACACTGCTGGAAAG GTGGCAAGGTTGTGGCATTGTTGACCAGTGACAGTCCTGCGCTGATAGGGTCAAACATCACTTTTGCTGTCAACCTGCAGTTTCCCAGATGTCAGAAGGAAAATGAAGATGGAGACATTGTCTATGAAAGAGGGTGTGGAAATG ATTCCTCCAGCTTCCCAGACGATTATGTGTATAACTGGACCAAGTGGATAGAGTTCTGTAACGAAGGAAACTGCAGCTTTGCTAACAGCTTTCCAGATGGCAGACCATTTCCATATGACCCTCGCTGGAGGCGACACAACTTCATTTACATTTTCTCCACTCAAG GCCAATATTATGGAATGATTGGGAGATCGTCTACTACTCTGTCCATTAATACTGCAAACATCACTGCTGGAACGCAAATGATGGAGGTCAAGGTTTTTAGAAGAGGTTCTCATAACCACTACCCAGTTGCTACAGCAAGCAGCATTTATGTTGTAACTG atcaAGTTCCATTTTATGTGAACCTTACACAGAAGAATGACAAGAATTCCTCAGACAGCATCTTTATTAAGGATTCACCAATCAAATTTGACATCCACATCCATGATCCAAGCAATTATCTCAAGAATTCTGAATTGACATTTGATTGGGACTATGGTGATGGGAATGGGTCATCTGTTTCCAATAACCCTGTCTCTAGTCATACTTATACCATGCTTGGAAGCTTTAGGGCTAACTTGACCATCAAAGCTGCCATTCCTGGTCCATGTAAACCTGTTGGACCCACTCCAATCCCTACACAACCTCTACCAACCACCACCAGTACTTTCACCACTTCCAACTCTACAG ATAACTCAACAGAACTACCACCACTTGAAACTGAAACTTCACTACTGACAACTGAAATGCCAAACATTACAACCATTCCATACACCACTTCTACTCCTGGTTGCTTCATATATAGATATGGTTATTACAGCACTAAGATTACAGTTGTAG ATGGTATCCTTGAGGTCAACATTGTTGAAATGACAAGCGTTCAAGTAGCCACATCTCAGACTGAAGGCTCTCTTGTTGACTTTGTGGTGACTTGCGAAGGAAG TCTGCCTACAGATGCCTGCACGGTAGTCTTGGATACTAGCTGCATGattccccaggacatggtttgtGAAGAAGTTCCATCTTCTGATCAATGCTTGCTGATCCTAAGAAGAGCATTTGAGCCAGGATCTTACTGTGTAAATATCACACTAAGTGATGGTGCAAGTTTGGCTCTTGCTAGTACGCTGGTGTCTATAGATGGTG GTTCTAAAACGCAGCAGACTGTTTCCGCAGTACTTGTTCCCCTCGCTTTGGTTGCACTTGTTGCTGTGGCGCTTGGTATTACCCTTTACAG GAAATGCAAGGAATACAAACCAATTGCAAATGCTTCAGATGGAAGAAATGATCAAGGCATCATTGTGTACTTCAGTCAGATCAAAGATGTTCTCTTCAAAAAAAGCAACGAGCGCGATCCTCTTCTGAAAAGCAAGGCTGCAATAATATAA